One window from the genome of Thermoanaerobacterales bacterium encodes:
- a CDS encoding MarR family transcriptional regulator gives MAAGDKPDVQRVNRLFTEIVNAVMAHHNRLLSKVAGGRMLTMSELHVIDAIGSELLPMSEIATRLGVTPGTITVAVDRLEKKGFLTRMRTAEDRRLVLVGLTPRGEEVLRHHAAVDRYLASCAVAHLSPGEQESLVKMLDKVRQAIVNAPAVPFDI, from the coding sequence GTGGCCGCAGGAGACAAGCCGGACGTGCAGCGGGTTAACCGCCTTTTCACGGAGATCGTCAACGCCGTGATGGCGCACCATAACCGCCTTCTCAGCAAGGTTGCCGGGGGGCGTATGCTGACCATGTCGGAACTTCACGTTATCGACGCCATCGGGAGCGAACTTCTCCCGATGTCGGAAATCGCCACCCGGCTTGGGGTGACCCCGGGCACGATCACCGTGGCCGTTGACCGCCTGGAGAAGAAGGGGTTTCTTACACGCATGCGGACCGCCGAGGACCGCCGGCTGGTGCTGGTCGGGCTCACCCCCCGCGGCGAAGAGGTCCTCCGCCACCACGCGGCGGTGGACCGTTACCTGGCTTCCTGTGCGGTGGCGCACCTGTCGCCCGGGGAACAGGAGTCACTGGTTAAGATGCTGGACAAGGTGAGGCAGGCGATCGTAAATGCTCCAGCCGTACCATTCGACATCTGA
- the nadA gene encoding quinolinate synthase NadA, producing the protein MDSADIIGRINRLRRERRAVILSHYYQRPEVQDIADFVGDSLELSRQAAGTDAAVIVFCGVHFMAESASILSPDKIVLLPEPDAGCPMADMVTAEALRRRKRELPGYEVVAYVNTSAEVKAESDICCTSANVVRVIESVPREKGILFIPDRNLGLYAMRMTGREVELWPGYCCVHEHITPEDIRLARAAHPQARVLAHPECLPEVLDLADAVASTSGMIRFAARSADREFIIATEEGLLHQLRRQCPGKEFYPAAERLLCNSMKMTTLEKVAWALETLEPRVDVPDDVRRRALNALERMLAIN; encoded by the coding sequence GTGGATAGCGCAGACATTATTGGGAGGATCAACAGGCTGCGGCGGGAGCGCCGGGCGGTAATCCTCAGCCATTACTACCAGCGTCCGGAGGTCCAGGACATCGCCGACTTCGTGGGTGATTCACTGGAACTCTCACGGCAGGCGGCCGGCACCGACGCCGCGGTCATTGTCTTTTGCGGCGTCCATTTCATGGCTGAAAGCGCGTCCATCCTTTCTCCGGATAAGATCGTCCTGCTGCCGGAACCGGACGCCGGTTGCCCGATGGCCGACATGGTGACCGCCGAGGCTCTCCGGCGGCGGAAGCGGGAGCTGCCCGGTTACGAGGTGGTCGCCTACGTCAACACCTCGGCGGAGGTCAAGGCGGAGAGCGATATCTGCTGCACCTCGGCCAATGTGGTGAGGGTGATCGAGTCCGTCCCGCGCGAAAAGGGCATCCTCTTCATCCCGGACCGCAACCTGGGCCTTTACGCGATGCGCATGACGGGGCGGGAGGTCGAACTCTGGCCCGGCTATTGCTGTGTTCATGAACATATCACCCCGGAAGACATACGGCTGGCCCGCGCCGCCCATCCACAGGCCAGGGTCCTGGCCCACCCCGAATGCCTCCCGGAGGTCCTGGACCTGGCGGACGCGGTGGCCAGTACCTCGGGGATGATCCGGTTCGCCGCCCGGTCGGCGGACAGGGAGTTCATCATCGCCACCGAGGAAGGGCTTCTGCACCAGTTACGGCGGCAATGTCCGGGCAAGGAGTTTTACCCGGCGGCCGAACGGCTTCTATGCAATTCAATGAAGATGACGACCCTGGAAAAGGTCGCGTGGGCGCTGGAAACGCTGGAACCGCGGGTGGACGTGCCGGACGATGTGCGCCGCCGGGCGCTCAATGCCCTGGAGCGGATGCTGGCGATCAACTGA
- the nadB gene encoding L-aspartate oxidase, whose protein sequence is MAGRYLMNFDSEALPQESVDYLVVGSGIGGLYAAWCLHRAGAEVLVLTKRMVEDTNTERAQGGIAAAIGASDSPFLHEKDTLTAGAGLCDADAVRILVTEGPQRVRDLVGMGARFDRLDGGFALTREGAHSRRRILHASGDATGAEIQRVLSFQAEGEKIPILEWHFAVDLLVEQGRCYGLLAYDEEHGSLKVFRSRATILATGGAGHLYARTTNPEVATGDGIALAYRAGAEVADMEFVQFHPTALALEGAPTFLISEAVRGEGGVLRNIHGERFMPRYHPQAELAPRDVVTRGILAEMSATGAQYVYLDVTHLPAEEIPKRFPTITRTCAGYGVDITREPIPVAPAAHYMMGGVKTDLDGRTSIEGLYTCGEVACPGVHGANRLASNSLLDGLVFGGRIARRAIAAAPASNGPWPHFACSDLREDAGTDYAALRRTLQEVMQEKVGPTRTAQGLAEALEFFDRHLDLRGAAAPGPEAMEVRNLLEIGHLVAEAAASRTESRGGHFRADFPEPKARWEKHIIFRRQ, encoded by the coding sequence TTGGCCGGACGCTACCTGATGAATTTTGACAGCGAGGCCCTGCCCCAGGAATCGGTGGATTACCTCGTGGTGGGCAGCGGCATCGGCGGCCTTTACGCCGCCTGGTGCCTGCACCGGGCCGGGGCGGAAGTGCTGGTCCTGACCAAGCGGATGGTGGAGGATACGAATACCGAGCGCGCGCAAGGGGGAATCGCCGCGGCCATCGGGGCCAGCGATTCCCCCTTCCTGCACGAGAAGGATACCCTGACGGCCGGGGCGGGCCTGTGCGATGCCGACGCGGTGCGCATCCTGGTCACTGAGGGGCCGCAGCGCGTCCGGGACCTGGTGGGGATGGGCGCGCGCTTTGACCGCCTGGACGGCGGTTTTGCCCTGACCCGCGAGGGCGCCCACAGCCGGCGGCGGATCCTGCACGCCAGCGGGGACGCCACCGGGGCGGAGATCCAGCGCGTCCTTTCCTTCCAGGCCGAGGGAGAAAAAATCCCGATCCTCGAATGGCACTTCGCCGTCGACCTGCTGGTGGAGCAAGGCCGCTGCTACGGGCTCCTGGCCTACGACGAGGAGCACGGCTCCCTGAAGGTGTTCCGCTCGCGGGCGACCATCCTGGCCACCGGCGGTGCCGGGCACCTCTATGCCCGGACGACCAATCCCGAGGTGGCCACCGGCGACGGTATCGCCCTGGCCTACCGTGCCGGGGCCGAGGTGGCCGATATGGAGTTCGTGCAGTTCCACCCCACGGCCCTGGCCCTTGAAGGGGCGCCGACCTTCCTTATCTCCGAGGCCGTCCGCGGCGAGGGAGGCGTCCTGCGCAACATCCACGGCGAGCGCTTTATGCCGCGTTACCATCCTCAGGCCGAACTGGCCCCGCGGGACGTGGTCACCCGGGGCATCCTGGCCGAGATGTCGGCGACCGGCGCGCAGTATGTCTACCTGGACGTCACCCACCTGCCGGCCGAGGAGATCCCGAAACGCTTCCCCACCATCACCCGGACCTGTGCCGGCTACGGCGTCGACATCACCCGGGAGCCGATCCCCGTCGCCCCGGCCGCCCATTATATGATGGGCGGCGTGAAGACCGACCTGGACGGCCGGACGTCCATCGAGGGCCTGTATACCTGCGGCGAGGTGGCCTGCCCCGGGGTGCACGGGGCCAACCGCCTGGCATCGAACTCTCTCCTGGACGGCCTGGTCTTTGGGGGCCGGATCGCCCGCCGGGCTATAGCCGCCGCTCCAGCGTCGAACGGGCCGTGGCCTCATTTCGCCTGCTCCGACCTGCGGGAGGACGCCGGGACGGACTACGCCGCCCTGCGACGTACCCTGCAAGAGGTGATGCAAGAGAAGGTCGGCCCGACCAGGACGGCGCAGGGGCTGGCCGAGGCCCTGGAGTTTTTCGACCGCCACCTTGACCTGCGGGGGGCGGCGGCTCCCGGCCCGGAGGCGATGGAGGTCCGCAACCTGCTGGAGATCGGCCACCTGGTCGCCGAGGCCGCGGCCAGCCGCACGGAGTCCCGCGGCGGGCACTTCCGGGCCGACTTCCCGGAGCCGAAGGCCCGGTGGGAGAAGCATATCATTTTCCGGCGGCAGTAA